Genomic window (Gemmatimonadota bacterium):
GTTCCACCAGACAGGCGTCATCGGTGCCGGTAATCCCCTCGCGCTGCGCGGCCTCGTGCGCGCGGACCAGCGTCCCCCGAGGGAAACATTGCGGTGTCTGCACGCGCCACAGTCCCTCCCGCGGAACCGTGCCGAGCACCCGGCCATACTTGTCGGCGCGCTTGATGGTGTCGCCGACGGGCAGCGCCGGCACGGCACTGTGGCCTGCCCGCGCTGCGCAGATCCCGGCGTCGATAGTGTCGCGGGGCGGAAAGGGACGAGCGCCGTCGTGCACGAGGACCACCAGGCACTCGGGCCGCAACGCCGTCAGCCCCGCCATCACCGAGTCACCACGTTCCGCGCCACCCGCGACTGCTACGAGTGTGGTGCCGAGGAGTGGTTCGAGCCAGGA
Coding sequences:
- the ispD gene encoding 2-C-methyl-D-erythritol 4-phosphate cytidylyltransferase yields the protein MPLPRDVGVIVVAAGRGARFGAELPKQYFPLHGVPVLLHALRPFTSHPDVAQVVVVLPPDDAAAPPSWLEPLLGTTLVAVAGGAERGDSVMAGLTALRPECLVVLVHDGARPFPPRDTIDAGICAARAGHSAVPALPVGDTIKRADKYGRVLGTVPREGLWRVQTPQCFPRGTLVRAHEAAQREGITGTDDACLVERLGEVVELLPGSSRNLKITTADDAALAAWYAEHP